One Brevibacillus choshinensis genomic window carries:
- the prmA gene encoding 50S ribosomal protein L11 methyltransferase encodes MKWSEISIHTTAEATEAVSSILYEMGANGVVIEDPEVLYREWDTPFGEIYQLSPDDFPAEGVFVKAYLPVDSSELFDVVEELKEQLAQLTEYGLDIGKANIAVNDVHEDEWAHAWKKYYKPVHVTDRMTIKPVWEEYEPRRADEIIIEMDPGMAFGTGTHPTTILCLRAVEKYVDQGDRLYDVGTGTAILSIAAAKLGAEHVLAMDLDEVAVRSAQANTELNGVDEKITVRQNNLLDGVEEPVDVVVANILAEVIVRFTDDVYRVLRPEGVFIASGIIQAREADVKKALADSGLVVVETIMIDDWVAIVSKKR; translated from the coding sequence ATGAAATGGTCAGAAATCAGTATCCATACGACAGCGGAAGCTACGGAGGCGGTTTCCAGCATTCTGTATGAAATGGGCGCAAACGGTGTCGTCATCGAGGACCCAGAGGTGCTATATCGCGAGTGGGATACACCGTTTGGTGAGATCTACCAGCTTTCACCGGATGATTTTCCGGCCGAGGGCGTATTCGTCAAAGCATACTTGCCGGTTGACAGCAGTGAGCTGTTTGATGTGGTGGAAGAATTGAAGGAACAGCTGGCTCAGTTGACGGAGTACGGTTTGGACATTGGTAAAGCGAACATCGCCGTAAATGATGTTCATGAAGACGAATGGGCCCACGCCTGGAAAAAGTACTACAAGCCCGTACACGTGACCGATCGAATGACGATCAAGCCTGTATGGGAAGAGTACGAGCCTAGACGCGCGGATGAAATCATCATCGAGATGGACCCTGGCATGGCATTTGGCACTGGGACTCATCCGACCACCATTTTGTGCCTGCGTGCAGTGGAGAAGTACGTGGACCAAGGAGATCGTCTGTATGACGTAGGGACAGGCACTGCGATTTTGAGCATTGCGGCTGCCAAGCTGGGTGCAGAGCATGTGCTTGCCATGGATTTGGACGAGGTAGCCGTTCGTTCAGCGCAAGCCAATACAGAGCTGAATGGCGTTGACGAAAAAATCACGGTTCGCCAAAACAACCTGCTGGATGGCGTGGAAGAGCCGGTTGACGTAGTCGTCGCCAACATTTTGGCAGAGGTAATCGTGCGTTTCACGGATGATGTGTACCGTGTACTGAGGCCCGAGGGCGTATTCATCGCATCGGGTATTATCCAGGCGCGCGAGGCCGATGTGAAGAAGGCGCTGGCCGACTCTGGACTGGTCGTAGTGGAAACGATTATGATTGACGATTGGGTAGCAATTGTATCAAAAAAAAGATAG
- a CDS encoding 16S rRNA (uracil(1498)-N(3))-methyltransferase — translation MQRYFVEPDHFTDHEVTIVGDDVHHIVNVMRAREGEEIFVSDGAGRSAVAKLVSLSAKEVRASVLELLCEQRELPIRVTIGQGLPKGEKMEWILQKGTELGAYSFFPFSSERTIVKLDAKKEAKKLERWRKIVKEAAEQSHRDVLPQLLAPVSFREALEAGKQYTHCAIAYEKEGGTTMHQTLTEMNPDDSLLVLIGPEGGFSPDEVALAEEKGFLPVSLGPRILRTETASQYVLACASYQFERLR, via the coding sequence ATGCAACGATATTTTGTCGAGCCAGATCACTTTACTGACCATGAGGTAACGATTGTCGGAGACGACGTCCACCATATCGTAAACGTGATGCGGGCAAGAGAAGGCGAAGAAATCTTCGTTTCTGACGGAGCAGGCAGGTCGGCAGTGGCCAAGCTTGTCTCGCTGTCTGCAAAAGAAGTGAGAGCGAGCGTTCTGGAGCTTTTATGTGAGCAGCGGGAATTGCCGATTCGCGTAACGATCGGTCAAGGGCTCCCAAAAGGCGAGAAGATGGAGTGGATCTTGCAAAAGGGGACGGAACTCGGGGCGTACTCTTTTTTCCCGTTTTCCTCTGAACGCACCATCGTCAAGCTCGATGCCAAAAAAGAGGCGAAAAAGCTGGAGCGCTGGCGCAAGATTGTCAAGGAAGCTGCAGAGCAGTCTCATCGTGATGTGCTCCCGCAGCTGCTCGCACCCGTTTCATTCCGAGAGGCGTTGGAAGCAGGAAAGCAGTACACGCACTGTGCGATCGCCTATGAAAAAGAGGGCGGCACAACCATGCATCAGACATTGACGGAAATGAATCCGGATGATTCTCTGCTCGTTTTGATTGGACCTGAAGGGGGCTTTTCCCCGGATGAGGTCGCCCTGGCGGAGGAGAAAGGATTTTTACCCGTATCACTTGGGCCGCGTATCCTGCGTACAGAAACGGCTAGTCAATACGTGCTGGCCTGCGCTTCCTATCAGTTTGAACGGCTACGCTAA
- the mtaB gene encoding tRNA (N(6)-L-threonylcarbamoyladenosine(37)-C(2))-methylthiotransferase MtaB — protein MSTVAFHTLGCKVNSYETEAIWQLFKNEGYERVDFEQDDADVYVINTCTVTNTGDKKSRQVIRRAIRRNPEAIVAVTGCYAQTSPSEIAQIPGVDIVVGTQGRENLIEYVNQIKVERQPINAVGNIMKAREFEELDVPNFTDRTRASLKIQEGCNNFCTFCIIPWARGLMRSRKPESVVEQAKKLVEAGYLEIVLTGIHTGGYGEDLEDYNLAKLLVDLHQVEGLKRIRISSIEASQITDEVIEVINNSDRVVRHLHVPLQAGDDEVLKRMRRKYTTAEFYEKMVKVREALPGAAITTDVIVGFPGETEEQFMNGYEFIKKIGFAELHVFPYSMRTGTPAARMTDQIPEEEKHERVTKLLELNQQLTLEYSSKFVGDVLEVIPERPYKEAPESGLLMGYSDNYLNVVFPGDESMIGKICKVRLDEPGSEYCKGTFVRVLENDQLPLLKERAI, from the coding sequence ATGTCTACCGTTGCTTTTCATACATTGGGTTGTAAAGTAAACAGCTATGAAACAGAGGCGATCTGGCAGCTGTTTAAAAACGAAGGCTACGAACGCGTCGATTTTGAACAGGACGACGCCGACGTTTATGTCATTAACACATGTACCGTTACCAATACAGGTGATAAAAAGAGCCGTCAGGTGATTCGCCGGGCGATTCGCCGCAATCCCGAAGCGATTGTTGCGGTAACCGGCTGCTATGCGCAAACCTCCCCGAGTGAAATCGCCCAAATTCCTGGGGTTGACATCGTCGTAGGGACACAAGGGCGCGAAAATCTGATCGAATACGTGAACCAGATCAAGGTGGAGCGTCAACCGATCAATGCCGTAGGAAACATCATGAAAGCCCGCGAGTTTGAGGAGCTGGATGTTCCGAACTTCACCGACCGTACACGTGCATCTCTGAAAATTCAAGAGGGCTGCAACAACTTCTGTACGTTTTGCATTATTCCGTGGGCTCGCGGGCTGATGCGCTCACGCAAGCCGGAGAGCGTGGTTGAGCAGGCGAAAAAGCTCGTGGAAGCAGGCTATCTGGAGATTGTTTTGACAGGGATTCACACTGGAGGCTACGGGGAGGACCTGGAAGATTACAACCTCGCCAAGCTCTTGGTGGATCTGCACCAGGTAGAAGGTTTGAAGCGCATCCGGATCAGCTCGATCGAAGCGAGTCAGATTACGGACGAAGTGATCGAAGTCATCAACAATTCGGACCGTGTCGTTCGTCATCTGCACGTCCCTCTGCAAGCGGGCGATGATGAAGTGCTGAAACGCATGCGCCGCAAATATACAACGGCTGAATTCTACGAAAAGATGGTGAAAGTGCGCGAAGCCCTTCCAGGCGCAGCGATCACGACAGATGTCATCGTCGGCTTCCCAGGAGAAACCGAAGAGCAGTTTATGAACGGCTACGAGTTCATCAAAAAGATCGGCTTTGCTGAGCTGCATGTATTCCCATATTCCATGCGTACCGGTACACCGGCAGCTCGCATGACAGATCAGATTCCGGAAGAGGAGAAGCATGAGCGCGTCACCAAGCTGCTCGAGCTCAATCAACAGCTGACCCTCGAATACTCTTCGAAGTTCGTGGGGGACGTCCTGGAAGTCATTCCTGAGCGCCCTTACAAGGAAGCTCCTGAGAGTGGTCTTTTGATGGGTTACTCCGACAACTACCTCAACGTCGTTTTCCCAGGCGACGAGAGCATGATCGGGAAAATTTGCAAAGTTCGCTTGGACGAACCAGGCTCTGAATATTGCAAAGGGACATTTGTACGCGTGCTAGAAAACGATCAGCTCCCTCTCTTGAAGGAGCGTGCCATATGA
- a CDS encoding NUDIX hydrolase: MKEISAGGVVYREQDGEYMLLLIEDRYGKVTLAKGKQEIGETIEETALREVLEETGVAGRLGGKLDMITYVYHHPVTGEAVDKEVHYYLVEAYNTEITVQLEEINDVHWHPAKEAWELQQARGYRNNDKVFLLAFQQLGIEV, encoded by the coding sequence ATGAAGGAGATATCGGCAGGAGGCGTCGTTTACCGCGAGCAAGACGGGGAATACATGCTTCTCTTGATCGAAGACCGCTATGGCAAGGTAACGCTGGCAAAAGGGAAGCAAGAAATCGGCGAGACCATTGAAGAAACAGCCCTGCGAGAAGTGCTGGAGGAAACAGGCGTCGCAGGACGCTTGGGTGGCAAGCTGGACATGATCACCTATGTTTATCACCACCCAGTGACAGGAGAAGCCGTCGACAAAGAAGTCCACTACTATCTGGTTGAGGCGTACAACACCGAGATCACGGTGCAGCTGGAAGAAATCAATGACGTTCACTGGCATCCGGCAAAGGAAGCGTGGGAGCTCCAGCAGGCTCGCGGCTATCGGAATAATGACAAGGTTTTCCTCCTGGCTTTCCAACAATTAGGGATAGAGGTGTAG
- the deoC gene encoding deoxyribose-phosphate aldolase: MNINKYIDHTLLKPETTAAMIDKLCAEAKEHDFASVCVNPYWVKRSASLLAGTDVKVCTVIGFPLGANTPEVKAAETRDAIANGATEVDMVLNVGALKSGDLEAVKQDVAAVKQAAGDVLVKVILETGLLTDEEKETACKLCVEAGADYVKTSTGFGPGGATVEDIALMRKAVGPDIGVKASGGVRDGEAAQAMIEAGATRIGTSSGISIVTGAKATGNGY; the protein is encoded by the coding sequence GTGAATATCAACAAATATATCGACCATACCTTACTGAAACCGGAAACGACAGCAGCGATGATCGACAAGCTGTGTGCAGAAGCAAAGGAGCATGATTTTGCTTCCGTTTGCGTCAATCCTTACTGGGTAAAGCGCTCTGCGTCTTTGCTGGCAGGGACGGATGTGAAAGTCTGCACCGTAATCGGCTTCCCGCTCGGAGCGAACACTCCAGAGGTAAAAGCTGCAGAAACACGCGATGCGATCGCAAACGGTGCGACTGAAGTAGATATGGTCCTGAATGTGGGAGCACTGAAATCCGGCGATCTGGAAGCAGTCAAGCAGGATGTGGCGGCAGTGAAGCAGGCAGCGGGTGATGTTCTGGTCAAGGTCATCCTGGAAACAGGCTTGTTGACTGATGAAGAGAAAGAAACAGCTTGCAAGCTCTGCGTCGAGGCAGGAGCGGACTACGTGAAAACCTCCACGGGCTTCGGACCAGGAGGAGCGACGGTTGAAGACATCGCTTTGATGCGCAAAGCGGTCGGACCTGACATCGGTGTAAAAGCCTCCGGCGGCGTTCGCGATGGTGAAGCTGCGCAAGCGATGATCGAAGCCGGCGCTACCCGTATTGGAACCAGCTCGGGCATCTCGATTGTGACAGGCGCTAAAGCGACAGGCAACGGATACTAG